In Triticum urartu cultivar G1812 chromosome 6, Tu2.1, whole genome shotgun sequence, the following proteins share a genomic window:
- the LOC125516371 gene encoding formin-like protein 10, whose amino-acid sequence MAAAKIAVLLAATALFATAAAADPQPPQLATEAQCWPCYSSCMHTCDDGHGVTPAPVVNRSQPAAHTAVDNGPTAASVLVNSTDGTAIHKTDGAVVPVNKGGGEDYYEKYFECKKKCIVDCNKDLPPVCYKMCISETCLTLPPCKRGDCYKACGNKCFHSQPYPGPNPAPKPTPPPPTPPKPVTPPPSPPKPMPPPPKAAAEGEAKDAVPVTGY is encoded by the exons ATGGCGGCGGCCAAGATCGCCGTCCTCCTGGCCGCGACGGCGCTCTTCGccacggcagcggcggcggacCCCCAACCCCCGCAGCTCGCAACGGAAGCCCAGTGCTGGCCGTGCTACTCCTCCTGCATGCACACGTGCGACGACGGCCACGGTGTCACCCCCGCCCCCGTTGTCAACCGTTCTCAGCCAGCCGCCCACACAGCCGTCGACAATGGTCCAACGGCCGCCTCCGTCCTTGTCAACTCTACCGACGGTACTGCCATCCACAAAACCGACGGTGCAGTCGTCCCTGTCAACAAAGGTGGCGGCGAGGATTACTACGAGAAATACTTCGAGTGCAAGAAGAAGTGCATCGTCGATTGCAACAAGGACCTGCCGCCGGTGTGCTACAAGATGTGCATCTCCGAGACCTGCCTCACCCTGCCACCAT GTAAACGAGGGGATTGCTACAAAGCATGCGGGAACAAATGCTTCCACAGCCAGCCCTACCCCGGGCCAAACCCGGCTCCGAAGCCGACGCCACCACCGCCCACACCTCCAAAGCCCGTGACACCGCCGCCATCACCCCCGAAGCCCATGCCACCGCCACCGAAAGCCGCTGCCGAAGGCGAAGCAAAAGACGCCGTGCCCGTCACCGGCTACTAG
- the LOC125516372 gene encoding LRR receptor-like serine/threonine-protein kinase GSO2, with amino-acid sequence MRRRGANAQLAGTAALFLLVAAIPATTAAVLPSEGDALLAWKASLVEAAALSNWTRDVPVCNWVGVSCDAIGRVFELRLEGLDLLGGLDTLDTTAFPALAVLNLWGNNLRGAIPASISLLRSLVSLNLSNNSFNSSIPPQLGDIAGLQTLNLRNNSLFGDIPRQLCRLLPVRELDLSNNQLTGNLPDCWCKLKALQYINLSKNRLIGNLPNCWCKLQALRYINLSKNWLAGNLPDCWWNLQALHFMNLANNSFSGEIPVTKANHNCSLTVLKLNKNAFVGTIPHLEGCDSLATLDLSHNMFNGSIPPQLGDIRSLINLQLYNNNLTGAIPHQLCGFLSMRILYLSNNRLTGNLPDCWRNLQALQLMDLSRNSFTGEIPATKASHNCSLMYLNLAKNAFAGTFPHLEGCNSLIALVLGNNRFHGSIPPQLGNMQNLVSLQLYKNKLIGDIPQQLCGLLSIMVLDLSDNRLTGDLPACWCNLKALWFMDLSKNRLTGKLPGCWWNLQALEFMDLSDNSFLGEIPLAKASQNCSLKSLHLARNGFASVFPQVLRGCNSLVTLDIGNNRFFGAVPPWTVIHFPSLRILSLRSNNFTGEIPLELSRLSQLQLLDMANNSFVGSIPLSFGNLTSMRDPKNMPTLRPLHGMKFWDRINITWKGQDIIFHKALKLLIGIDLSDNLFSRCIPEELTKLQGIQFLNLSRNHLSCSIPEDIGNLNLLESLDLSSNGLTGAIPLSMSSLSWLNTLNVSNNLLSGKIPTGSQMQTLTNPSIYSNNSGLCGFPLDMCADTLLSPNERNGEDEDPWLCYWVIAGIVFGFWLWFGMLFRVKAWRCAFLFFVDGVQCNIMKKVSR; translated from the coding sequence ATGAGGAGACGAGGCGCCAACGCTCAGCTCGCCGGCACCGCCGCGCTCTTCCTGCTGGTAGCAGCCATCCCGGCGACGACGGCTGCCGTGTTGCCATCGGAGGGCGATGCCCTTTTGGCATGGAAGGCCAGCCTCGTTGAGGCAGCCGCGCTCTCCAACTGGACCAGGGACGTGCCGGTCTGTAACTGGGTCGGCGTGTCCTGCGACGCCATTGGACGCGTCTTCGAGCTAAGGCTCGAGGGACTCGATCTCTTGGGCGGACTCGATACGCTCGACACCACGGCGTTCCCGGCGCTCGCCGTTCTGAACCTTTGGGGGAACAACCTCCGAGGGGCCATCCCGGCAAGCATTTCGCTGCTGCGTTCCCTCGTATCACTCAACCTCAGCAACAACAGTTTCAACAGCTCCATCCCACCGCAGCTCGGCGACATCGCCGGCCTCCAGACCCTCAACCTCCGCAACAACAGCCTTTTCGGAGACATCCCGCGCCAGCTCTGCAGGCTCCTTCCCGTCAGGGAACTCGACCTGTCAAACAACCAGCTCACGGGGAACCTCCCGGATTGTTGGTGCAAGCTCAAGGCTCTGCAGTACATCAACTTGTCAAAAAATCGGCTCATCGGCAACCTGCCGAACTGCTGGTGCAAACTCCAGGCTCTGCGATACATCAACCTGTCAAAAAACTGGCTCGCCGGGAATCTCCCGGACTGCTGGTGGAATCTGCAAGCTCTGCATTTCATGAACCTAGCCAATAACTCCTTCTCAGGTGAAATCCCCGTGACTAAGGCAAACCACAACTGTTCTCTCACCGTCCTAAAACTTAACAAAAATGCCTTTGTTGGAACCATCCCACACCTAGAGGGTTGTGACTCGCTGGCAACCCTCGACCTCAGCCACAATATGTTCAACGGCTCCATCCCACCACAACTCGGTGATATCCGTAGCCTcatcaacctccagctctacaaTAACAACCTCACTGGGGCCATCCCGCACCAGCTCTGCGGGTTCCTCTCCATGAGAATACTCTATTTGTCAAACAATCGGCTCACCGGGAACCTCCCGGACTGCTGGAGGAATCTACAGGCTCTGCAGCTCATGGACCTATCCAGGAACTCCTTCACAGGTGAAATCCCCGCGACTAAGGCAAGTCACAACTGCTCTCTCATGTACCTAAACCTCGCCAAAAATGCCTTTGCTGGGACCTTCCCACACCTAGAGGGATGCAACTCGCTGATCGCCCTCGTCCTTGGCAACAATAGGTTCCACGGCTCCATCCCACCACAGCTCGGCAACATGCAAAACCTCGTCAGCCTCCAACTCTACAAAAACAAGCTCATCGGTGACATCCCTCAGCAGCTCTGCGGGCTACTCTCCATCATGGTACTTGATCTATCAGACAACCGGCTCACCGGGGACCTCCCAGCGTGCTGGTGCAATCTCAAGGCTCTATGGTTCATGGACTTGTCCAAAAACCGGCTAACTGGGAAGCTCCCGGGCTGCTGGTGGAACCTGCAGGCTCTAGAGTTTATGGACCTGTCTGACAACTCCTTCTTAGGTGAAATCCCTCTCGCAAAGGCAAGCCAAAACTGCTCTCTCAAGTCATTGCATCTTGCCAGAAATGGCTTTGCTAGTGTCTTCCCACAGGTCCTAAGGGGATGCAATTCACTGGTCACCCTAGACATCGGGAACAATAGGTTCTTTGGTGCTGTCCCTCCATGGACCGTGATTCATTTTCCATCATTGAGAATCCTTAGCCTCAGATCAAACAACTTCACTGGAGAAATTCCTTTGGAGCTTTCGCGACTTTCACAGCTTCAATTGCTCGACATGGCAAACAATAGCTTTGTTGGATCAATTCCATTATCCTTCGGAAACTTGACCTCTATGAGGGATCCAAAAAATATGCCAACTCTGAGACCACTCCACGGAATGAAATTTTGGGATAGGATCAACATAACCTGGAAGGGGCAAGATATAATTTTCCATAAAGCACTCAAGTTACTAATTGGTATCGATTTGTCAGACAATTTATTTTCTCGATGCATCCCTGAAGAGCTAACCAAACTTCAAGGCATCCAATTCCTGAATCTATCAAGAAATCACCTGTCATGCAGCATTCCTGAAGACATCGGCAATTTGAATTTGCTCGAGTCCCTTGATCTATCATCTAATGGACTTACAGGAGCAATTCCCCTAAGCATGTCGAGCTTATCATGGCTAAACACGTTGAATGTCTCAAACAATCTTTTGTCGGGCAAGATACCGACTGGGAGTCAAATGCAAACCCTGACTAACCCATCGATTTACTCCAACAATTCTGGGCTCTGTGGATTTCCTCTTGACATGTGTGCAGATACTTTGCTTTCACCAAATGAGAGAAATGGCGAAGATGAGGATCCGTGGTTGTGCTATTGGGTGATTGCCGGGATTGTGTTTGGTTTCTGGCTATGGTTTGGTATGCTCTTTAGAGTTAAGGCTTGGAGATGTGCTTTTCTCTTCTTTGTGGATGGTGTGCAATGTAACATTATGAAGAAGGTATCACGTTAG